Proteins from a single region of Mustela erminea isolate mMusErm1 chromosome X, mMusErm1.Pri, whole genome shotgun sequence:
- the PDZD11 gene encoding PDZ domain-containing protein 11 produces the protein MDSRIPYDDYPVVFLPAYENPPAWIPPHERVYHPDYNNELTQFLPRIVTLKKPPGAQLGFNIRGGKASQLGIFISKVIPDSDAHRAGLQEGDQVLAVNDVDFQDIEHSKAVEILKTAREISMRVRFFPYNYHRQKERTVH, from the exons ATGGACAGCCGAATTCCTTACGATGACTACCCCGTGGTTTTCCTGCCTGCCTATGAGAATCCCCCAGCATGGATTCCGCCTCATGAG AGGGTGTATCACCCAGACTACAACAATGAGTTGACCCAGTTTCTGCCCCGAATTGTCACACTGAAGAAGCCCCCTGGAGCTCAG TTGGGATTTAATATCCGAGGAGGAAAGGCCTCCCAGCTAGGAATCTTTATCTCCAAG GTTATTCCCGACTCGGATGCACATCGGGCAGGACTTCAGGAAGGGGACCAAGTCCTAGCTGTGAATGATGTGGACTTCCAAGACATTGAACACAGCAAG GCCGTTGAGATCCTAAAGACAGCCCGTGAGATCAGCATGCGTGTCCGCTTCTTTCCCTACA aTTATCATCGTCAGAAAGAGAGGACTGTACACTAG